Proteins encoded within one genomic window of Carassius auratus strain Wakin unplaced genomic scaffold, ASM336829v1 scaf_tig00035383, whole genome shotgun sequence:
- the LOC113081966 gene encoding TSC22 domain family protein 1-like isoform X3, with translation MRDSGLLEPEKMPLQLLFWELKHRSSSGASVVAIDNKIEQAMDLVKSHLMYAVREEVEVLKEQIKELMERNSQLEQENTLLKNLSSPEQLAQFQAQVQTGSPPAGAPPALPPNPGPGPTA, from the exons ATGAGAGACTCGGGGCTGCTGGAGCCGGAGAAGATGCCTCTGCAGCTGCTGTTCTGGGAACTGAAGCACCGCAG TTCCTCAGGAGCCAGTGTTGTGGCCATAGACAACAAGATCGAGCAAGCCATG gacctGGTGAAGAGTCACCTGATGTACGCGGTGCGTGAGGAGGTGGAGGTGCTGAAGGAGCAGATCAAGGAGCTGATGGAGAGGAACTCTCAGCTGGAGCAGGAGAACACGCTGCTGAAGAACCTGTCCAGTCCCGAGCAGCTGGCACAGTTCCAGGCGCAGGTCCAGACCGGATCGCCCCCCGCAGGAGCCCCACCGGCCCTCCCGCCCAACCCGGGCCCCGGACCCACCGCCTGA
- the LOC113081966 gene encoding TSC22 domain family protein 1-like isoform X2 has protein sequence MNSPCYPVAMDVGVCQLRSFSISFLSSVLGAESSTAVSLDNSSSGASVVAIDNKIEQAMDLVKSHLMYAVREEVEVLKEQIKELMERNSQLEQENTLLKNLSSPEQLAQFQAQVQTGSPPAGAPPALPPNPGPGPTA, from the exons ATGAATTCTCCGTGTTACCCGGTGGCGATGGATGTCGGTGTTTGTCAGCTGAGGAGTTTTTCCATCTCGTTCCTGTCGTCGGTTCTGGGCGCCGAGAGCTCGACAGCCGTCAGTCTAGATAACAG TTCCTCAGGAGCCAGTGTTGTGGCCATAGACAACAAGATCGAGCAAGCCATG gacctGGTGAAGAGTCACCTGATGTACGCGGTGCGTGAGGAGGTGGAGGTGCTGAAGGAGCAGATCAAGGAGCTGATGGAGAGGAACTCTCAGCTGGAGCAGGAGAACACGCTGCTGAAGAACCTGTCCAGTCCCGAGCAGCTGGCACAGTTCCAGGCGCAGGTCCAGACCGGATCGCCCCCCGCAGGAGCCCCACCGGCCCTCCCGCCCAACCCGGGCCCCGGACCCACCGCCTGA
- the LOC113081968 gene encoding coiled-coil domain-containing protein 122-like → MEDHRQKDFPLNDALHELLQQGATRASQLRDAQREHDTLQASLLQLDRSCESVCSQVKLKEKMLTALQCDVEQLQRSVLRLDAQIHSVLLENLELRNCTEEHQERRRSQQTEFSSHRSRMRDYRTAVCLQDSRAHLHQELQQKQQEASGLRHTLDELKTDLQKPDASAVRQTQKDIDLLQASIRAARQTVLERKAHLENQQRTQTQLRREIEIQERRCEAILKRLRSQLKKAQSGHRQLRSDITHLQTQLDELRGQLDAS, encoded by the exons ATGGAGGATCACAG ACAGAAGGATTTTCCTCTGAATGACGCGCTTCACGAGCTTCTGCAGCAGGGGGCGACGCGCGCGAGTCAGCTGAGGGACGCGCAGCGCGAGCACGACACACTGCAG GCATCTCTTCTGCAGCTGGACCGGAGCTGTGAGTCTGTGTGCTCTCAGGTGAAGCTGAAGGAGAAGATGCTCACTGCTCTTCAGTGTGATGTGGAGCAGCTTCAGCGCAGCGTCCTCCGTCTGGACGCACAGATCCACAGCGTCCTGCTGGAGAACCTGGAGCTCAGAAACTGTACGGAGGAGCATCAGGAGCGCCGGCGCTCACAGCAGACAGAGTTCAGCTCGCACCGCAGCCGTATGAGAGACTACAGGACGGCCGTGTGTCTGCAGGACAGCCGAGCACATCTCCATCAGGAGCTCCAGCAGAAGCAGCAGGAGGCGTCTGGACTCAGACACACGCTGGACGAGCTGAAGACAGACCTCCAGAAACCAGACGCTAGTGCTGTCCGTCAGACGCAg AAGGACATCGATCTTCTCCAGGCCAGTATCCGTGCAGCGAGACAGACTGTGCTGGAGAGAAAAGCTCATCTGGAGAACCAACAGCGGACACAGACACAGCTGAGGAGAGAGATCGAG ATTCAGGAGCGCAGATGCGAGGCCATCCTGAAGCGGCTGCGCAGTCAGCTGAAGAAAGCTCAGTCTGGACACCGTCAGCTGCGCAGTGACATCACACACCTGCAGACGCAGCTGGACGAGCTCAGGGGTCAGCTGGACGCCTCCTAA